One window of the Eucalyptus grandis isolate ANBG69807.140 chromosome 8, ASM1654582v1, whole genome shotgun sequence genome contains the following:
- the LOC120287409 gene encoding disease resistance protein RPM1-like, which produces MTESAISCLVEKLAMFVEQEVNLLKGVRGEIELIRDEFERMKAFLEHTESSKDDDPELKLWVKQVRDVAYDVEDILDEYTLNLARDHGDGVMRYLHKIKLSINNLKERRHLSSKITDIRTKVLSISEGHRRYHFKSYCTEQSASASTGGTSWHNLREDTFPVEEGELVGIDQPREELIKWLVDGEPELEVVSILGMGGSGKTTLAERVYDNHQVKAYFQSHAWISVSQSYKIQDILRDMIGQFHGEIEQRAPQGIESANSVRLKQILKDFLHQKRYVIVLDDVWNLEALEGLKSAMPNGSCSSRIIITTRIANIATSSSNQSKVYTRKPLSPEESWSLFCKKAFRGKLCPPHLKNLSGQILKKCEGLPLAIVAIGGLLFAKDVKEWEMISHSLAVELESNDRMQIFRKILSLSYIDLHYKLKSCFLYLGLFPEDRVIERMTLIRLWIAEGFIEERERMTQEEVAQRYLNELINRNLVQIAEIDVEGRLKTCRVHDLMRESILSKLKDENFVSFLSEQSKELHERVRRLSVQYNCNNALNQLNLPSLRSLLIFQLRTSSSTDEQFFPTSSKLLRVLDLGGSCLHKFPQQILVFVHLKYLSLRRSNVRVIPRSIVKLQNLETLDLKHTFVSEMPVEITKLKKLQHLLVYSDAEITTSVPFGFRKGFLAPKGIGALTSLQNLCCVKAGGDRSKNTIQELGELSRLRRLGVRDLKKDDAKELCHSLEKMTNLQSLNVNAKSEFDIIDLDFLSSAPPFLRGLHIEGCLKKLPHWLPLLISLTKLRLAWTKLKSSPLIALQNLPNLVELYLSNAFDGKTLVFGDKGFPKLKKLFFANLDNLRFALMNGTDRQSLLVVIHGLANLKHLQFYEMPEEFALVFYPYSRNRMRKGILQEYYEEVMERNPEVYFFWWKEDHRERHDLSLDSYNVIKGRVISRIEVIPIVS; this is translated from the exons ATGACAGAATCCGCAATATCCTGTTTGGTTGAGAAGCTTGCTATGTTCGTCGAGCAAGAGGTAAATCTATTGAAAGGGGTACGTGGAGAAATTGAACTCATTAGAGATGAATTTGAGCGCATGAAGGCCTTCTTAGAGCACACTGAGTCATCAAAAGACGATGACCCTGAGTTGAAGCTATGGGTGAAACAAGTCAGGGATGTTGCATATGATGTGGAGGACATTCTAGATGAATACACGCTCAACTTGGCAAGAGATCACGGAGATGGGGTCATGAGGTATCTCCACAAGATCAAGCTATCCATAAACAACTTGAAAGAGCGCCGTCATCTCTCCTCCAAAATAACAGATATCAGGACAAAAGTCCTCAGCATTAGTGAAGGGCATCGACGATACCATTTCAAGTCGTATTGCACAGAGCAAAGTGCAAGCGCATCCACTGGAGGCACCTCATGGCACAATCTTAGGGAGGACACTTTTCCAGTCGAGGAAGGTGAATTGGTGGGGATTGATCAGCCAAGAGAAGAGCTTATTAAGTGGCTTGTTGACGGAGAACCCGAACTTGAAGTTGTATCAATATTAGGGATGGGGGGTTCAGGGAAGACCACTCTGGCAGAAAGAGTGTACGACAATCACCAAGTAAAAGCCTACTTCCAAAGCCATGCATGGATTAGTGTCTCACAATCCTATAAGATTCAGGATATTTTGAGGGACATGATCGGACAATTTCATGGAGAAATTGAGCAACGAGCCCCACAAGGAATAGAATCCGCGAATAGCGTGAGGCTCAAGCAAATATTGAAAGACTTTTTGCACCAGAAAAGGTATGTCATTGTTCTAGATGATGTATGGAACTTGGAAGCACTAGAAGGTTTAAAAAGTGCAATGCCCAATGGCAGTTGTAGTAGCCGAATAATAATCACTACTCGCATAGCTAATATTGCTACTTCCTCGTCCAACCAATCAAAAGTTTATACCCGTAAGCCCTTGTCTCCAGAAGAATCATGGTCCTTATTCTGCAAGAAAGCCTTTCGTGGAAAACTCTGTCCTCCTCACCTAAAAAACCTTTCAGGacagattttgaaaaaatgtgagGGTTTGCCACTTGCTATAGTGGCAATTGGTGGTCTTCTCTTTGCAAAAGATGTCAAAGAATGGGAGATGATTTCTCACAGCCTTGCTGTAGAGTTAGAAAGCAATGATAGGATGCAAATTTTCAGGAAAATTCTCAGCTTGAGCTATATTGATTTGCATTATAAGTTGAAAAGTTGCTTTTTGTACTTGGGTTTATTTCCAGAGGATCGCGTGATTGAGCGTATGACACTCATTCGTTTGTGGATTGCAGAAGGATTTATTGAGGAAAGAGAACGGATGACGCAGGAGGAGGTTGCTCAAAGATACCTGAACGAGCTAATAAACAGAAATTTGGTGCAAATTGCAGAAATAGATGTAGAAGGAAGGCTAAAAACTTGTAGGGTACATGACCTTATGCGTGAAAGTATCCTTTCTAAGTTGAAGGATGAAAACTTTGTTTCGTTTTTATCTGAGCAGTCAAAAGAATTGCACGAACGAGTCCGGCGTCTGTCAGTCCAATACAACTGCAACAACGCACTGAACCAACTAAATCTCCCCAGCCTACGCTCTCtactcatttttcaattaagaacATCGTCTAGTACAGATGAGCAATTCTTCCCAACTAGCTCTAAGCTGCTgagggttttagatttgggaggATCATGCCTTCATAAGTTCCCCCAACAAATACTAGTTTTTGTCCACTTGAAGTATCTGAGTTTGAGAAGGAGCAACGTGCGTGTTATTCCTAGGTCAATTGTGAAACTCCAAAATCTGGAGACTTTGGATCTTAAACACACATTCGTATCTGAGATGCCTGTGGAGATAACCAAGCTCAAGAAACTACAACATCTTTTGGTGTACAGTGATGCAGAAATTACAACTTCTGTACCCTTTGGCTTTAGAAAGGGATTTTTAGCTCCCAAGGGCATTGGAGCACTAACATCATTGCAGAACTTGTGCTGTGTAAAAGCTGGTGGTGATCGGAGCAAGAATACAATACAAGAGCTGGGAGAGTTAAGTCGACTAAGGAGGCTGGGTGTAAGGGACCTGAAGAAAGATGATGCAAAGGAACTATGCCACTCCCTCGAGAAGATGACCAACCTTCAATCACTAAATGTGAATGCAAAAAGCGAGTTTGACATTATTGATTTGGATTTTCTATCTTCAGCTCCCCCGTTCCTTCGAGGTCTACATATTGAAGGATGTCTGAAGAAGCTGCCTCATTGGCTTCCTCTGTTGATCAGTCTGACTAAATTGCGTTTGgcatggaccaaattgaaatcTAGCCCGCTTATTGCTCTCCAAAATTTGCCCAATCTCGTAGAGCTTTATTTGAGTAACGCCTTTGATGGGAAAACATTGGTTTTTGGAGATAAAGGGTTCCCAAAGCTCAAGAAGTTATTCTTTGCCAATCTGGATAATCTTAGATTTGCATTGATGAATG GCACTGACCGGCAATCATTACTAGTTGTCATCCATGGCCTTGCGAACCTGAAGCATCTCCAATTCTATGAGATGCCAGAAGAATTTGCTCTTGTGTTTTATCCGTACAGTCGTAACAGAATGAGGAAGGGTATTCTGCAAGAGTACTATGAGGAGGTGATGGAACGTAACCCAGAAGTTTACTTCTTCTGGTGGAAAGAGGATCACAGGGAGCGACATGATCTTAGCCTTGATTCTTATAATGTCATCAAGGGTAGGGTGATAAGCCGCATTGAGGTTATTCCTATAGTTTCGTAG